GCTTTTTGTAAATCTTGATTTTATTTTTCTATCATATCACAAAATGATATATCTATTGGTGGAACTACACGATTTTGCTCATCTATAGATTTGAATGATTTAGTTGAAATCTGCTATAAGCAATGAATCCAAAAACCCCTGATCATAACAGGGGATCTAGATCTGATTTTATATAAAACAAGAATAATTTGTATTAAGAAATACGAATTGAGTAATGAGTTTGTCTTGACTTTATTCTAAAACTTTATTTAGTTAATTATGGTCCGTCGACAAGTAATGTAGTTTTTATTAACAATAGTATAGTAAGATTGTGATTACAATTTACAGTTGGGAGACCGTTGGTCAGATCTAACTCCCGTCTCCTTCTTCAATGCACCGTCCATTTCTTCTTTTTTCCCCTTAAAATATATTGCTGGTTATCCTTTTTGTTTGGTTAAAGACAATGATTAATATCCTCTTGTTACTCTGATAATCTGTGAGATTGCAAACATAAGTTATAACATAGCATTTATCAGCATATGAAACTTACACTAATAGTATCTCTCTTAGATTTAAATACACCTAAATCTATGCAAAGTTCATAATATTTTACACAACATTGCATTCAAAACTATACTTAATCTTCTCGCAAAGCATGTGCAACCAAACCATCAACCACAGTTTAGTTACGTAGGCTATAGCTAGCAAGTGACAAATGTACACGTGTCAAATTTCAGTTGGAGAAATATGGTAATTACGAAATGTACCGCCGCACGGAATAATTTAGTAGAAGCAACTGAGTGTGTATATATAGCTTATATGCAACATCATAGGGTCCTCAACCAAAACTCCTCTCTCAGTACACACTTTTTTTCAAACCTCAAACTAGTTTAAGATATTTAGAGGAGTGTTTGGTTCTTTGGATAACAATATCCTAAACAGAACATGGCTAAGTCATATGGAGCTCTCTTCCTCCTCGCCCTCGTCGTCTTCTCCTTGCTTCAAACCATGGTAACTTCTCACACATTTGCTTGTTGAATTTATAAAGATAATATGATCCAGTCATGAGTGTGATACTTTAAAGATTGCCTTGTTTATGAGATTTTAAACGTTCTTGAACTCTATTTGGTCTTTAGGTTATGGCCTCAAGTGGATCCAGAGTGAAGTATAACCCGGTAAGCCTTACTCCTCAAACTGAATGCCTTAAAATTAATAGTTTTACCTATCTATCTATTAACAAATGTGATTAATGGCTTTCAACTTTTTGGATAATATTCAGAAACGATATGGACCAGGAAGCTTGAAACGTTCCCGTAAGTGTGTACTTCACAGTTTCTTCTTAAATAATCTGGATTAAATTAAAAAAAAAAACAAATCGATAAATTAAGAAACAGTTGAACAAGTTGAAAGTGGATTGTTAAGTGGACTGTTTGGTCAGATCTGTAGCCTCTTAAATGATTTGATACAAACTAATTTACCCGTGATTAATGGGCGAATAGTCAAAGCAACCCACTGTCGTGGGACCCATAAACGGTTAAAAGACATAAACGTTCACCTTGTTTTTTTTGACGTGATTCAGTTAATTTATGTCTAAAACATATGATGTGTGAAATGAACAGAATGCCCCAAGGAATGTGATAGGAGGTGTAGCCAGACACAATACCACAACGCTTGCATTTTGTTCTGCAACAAATGCTGCAGGAAGTGTTTGTGTGTGCCTCCTGGTTACTATGGGAACAAACAAGTTTGCTCTTGCTACAACAACTGGAAAACTCAAGAGGGTGGACCAAAATGCCCTTAAACCCTCTCCTAATGGTTTTGATATATTGTTCCTTTTTATAATAAAAAGTATCTGATGATAATTTTAATCACTGTTGATCAATGGTTGTTCTGTGCTTTTTTTGTTTAATCATATTTTATTCCTAATGTTGTAATGTTATGTGACTCCTTTGGGATTTTGTTTCAAATCCAAAAAAAATGGAGAGTGGCCTATGAATGATATTTTTTCTTAAATATTCTTGTGTGTTTCAAATAATTTTCCCCAAACAAATACACAATCTCTTACTTAGCTATGCTTCTGTTACAAGAAAACGTACTTTAAAAAACTCAATGTGGGATTTAATAACAAAAATTGATTATGAATGATTTTACCTCGCAAGACCAAAATATACAAGTCGGTACATCAATGAGATGAGCAGACAAATCTACTTTCTTCTCCTTCAACCTTCCTGACCAGATCGACTCCTACTTCCTCCTCTATTCACATAATTGGATCTTCTACGTTGAACTAACATCCATGATAAAACTCTAGACTAAAGAAACTTTCCGAGTTCAAGAGATGTTCTTTGCTGGAAGTAACAGTCCCAAGGGTTCATAGGGATTATGATCTAAGTCCCAACCAGATCATAACCAGAAACACAGAAATGCCGAGAACACAGAGAATAGGGATTATGATCTACGTCCCAACCAGATCATATACCAGAAATACAGAAATGCCCATTGCCCAGAACACAGAACATAGGGTAACGACTTGAATCATTAGCCCATGAACGTTGACACAAAAACCACAGAATCAAGAAACAAGACAACAAATTCAAGACTTCAAAATGAAATCACTATTCTTCAGTAGAAACTATTTTTCTCTGCAATACCCTCATTGTAAGGTTTTATTTAAACACATGGAGATTAACATATTTTAAGTTTCTGTAAGAAATTTTCAAATTAACTAAACCAGAAAATTAAAATTTTTTTTTAAAAAAAAAAAAAAAAAAAAACTAAACTAAACCAGAAAATAACAACTTGTTCATAAGCTAATCAGAGAACATCATCATCGTCATAACCTATAATGATCCAAAGATCAAACTTTCCACTCTTCATTTCTTGATCTTCCTAGGCCCAGGAACCACCAACCTCCCAACACAACACCCACACTTGGCCCTATAAACCAACACAGCCCTACCATTCTCCGGAGCCATCTTCTTCAACTCCGCCTCCAGCTCCCGATTCCGATCACGAGCCAGCTCAAACAACCCCTTCTTACTAATAAGACCACTCTTCAACCTCTTAACAGAACAATCCTCACTCTCAATCTGAATATCAAACTCAGCATTGGCTCTCCCAAGCCCTCTACAATTAGGTTTCCCACATCTACGACGACGACTACACAGTATCAGAACAATCATCAACCCGGATAAGGCCGTGCACAAGACGCTCCACGCGATTAGCCCGTACACGATCGGGTCGGGGTCGCGGAAGATCTCTTGCTTGAGTAAGCAAGAGAGGTCGGAGAAGATTGATAGGGATTTGATGGCGATGAATCTGATGTAAGGGAAGATCAAGAAGGCGGAGGATGTGACGACGGCGAGGAGGATGAATACGTCGATGGCTGCTGATCGAGATCCGTCGCAGCAGACGGTTGATGATGATGATGATGATGATGAAGACGATGATTTTCTGGTGGTGGTTCTTGGTTTATGGTGGTGGTAGTTCGCCATGATCGGTGATTGATCGACGACGGTGATTGAGAGCTCTGGAGGTATACCATCTCAGAAAATCGACTAAACCGGTTTATAAAAATCAATCGATTTCCCGGTTTGGTTAATCCTATTCAATCAAATCAATCAAAGACATGAAATCAGATCGATTCACCAACTCTGATTGGATTGGATTGGATTTGATCGAAAATCAATTGAAACTTTCCGGAACTAGAATTCGAAGATCAGATCAGATCAAATCAATCTCAAGAACACAATACTCGAAAGCATTTTAAATCAAATCGTGACTCGAGATTGATTATAAATAAGGGAAGCTGGCTAATCGAATATGGAAACGTAATCTGTAGTTAGGAGACTAGTGCATCACCGTTGAATATAAGAAACTGACTGAACAGGGAATAAATCTGGAGTTAGGAGACTTGATATGTAAGTTGGAAAATTGATTTGAAGTTCCACTCTTTTCCGCCAGACTTCACTTTCTACTTTTCTAAATTCAAAATATATCGTAGCCCACTAGAAATAACCCAAGATCATGACTTAAAAAAGCCCAGGTCCAGGTCTAAAGGCTCGAGTATACCCGCTGTAAAGTTGACTAAACTAGAAATGGTGGAGAAAAAAGCGTATTTGTTCGGCTATTTGCCATAGGCCTGGGCATTTTACCCGGATCCGACCCGAAAAAACTCGGTCCGGATAGAAACCGAACCAATGTTTTTACCCTATTAGGTCATGTTATGGATGATCCGCGGATATTGGATCCGACCCGACCCAAACCCGAGACCCGATGGATACCCAAAGTATTAACACCATAGATGCTTTAAGCCCTATTTCTCTACCTATCGATCTAATTATGAAAGACTATGTATAGAGTAAGATTTATTTTCTTTTTTGTCTAACCGAGGTGAATTTTTTTCCCTAACAAGATTAATAATACGAATTAAATAAAATGCATCAAAGGAGTGTCGAAGTCGGGTTATTTGTCCAAATAGCAACGGGGTGGAGGTGGACCACTAAGAGACAACGGATCGTTGTTATATCTTGCATACTTTAATATATATATATACACATTTTAATACAATGAAAATACAAATTTTGGATAAAATTTCGGATATTTAAATATTTTTAGGTATTTTTTTGTATTTTTGGGTTGGACCTGAACCGAACCCGACCCGGAACCGAACCGAATCCAAACCGACAAATTCTAATTACCCTATTGGATCCAACTATCTAAGACCCGAACCGACCTGAACCGATCCGAATCCACCCCAAACCGAAAATTTCAAATTATCCTATTGGATCCTAAACTCTAAGACCCGAAAAACCCGACCCGAATTCAACCCGAAGACCCGAATGACCATGCCTAATTTGCCCGTTCCGTTCTCTCTAGAGCTCGTGGGCTACCATTCTAAGTGTGTTTTTGGCTTATCTTATAAAATTTGCCAATGCACTGATTTTCATAAAACCTTTCATAATCACATGCTTCAACAATATTTTAACTTTAAATAACACAGGTTACTGATTCATTTGTAATAGTAAAATGGCAGCATGATATTCAAGTCAAACCTTCTTCATTCGTTATAAGTACACGGTAATCAAAAGAGTCCGTGAAAACGTGTAACTTTCGTGTGTTTTTCTTCATCTCAAACTGTTTTTTCTTTCTTTCAATTCCAATACTTGCCATTGCCAACCTCGTGGACGATAACCTACCTAATTAAGTGCCTAACTTAATGATTATAAATGAAGAAAGTCTTGCTTTTATCATAAAATCTGGTAGATTTCATATATACTATCAACAGCTTTTCAAAAACTCTGACTGTTTATTTACGCGGTTAATAATACTGATATTCTTTGGTAGTGGCAGACATAAGGAGCTTGACTCCAGTTCACATCACGTGGAGTAATTATGTTACTCGTGTAAACCATACGTGCGACTTTGCTCCATAATAGACTAATAGTAGTCAACTTAATTTAAACGATAGTTAAGTTTTATTGAGTATTCTAATCAAACTAATTACATCTTTCTTCATTGGATCTGAAGCTGACGCAGTTTCCAGGAAAAATGGTAAGCCTTGAAACTAAAGGTTCCGTTTTCTCTTTACTCGTGTTAAAATATTACTATTATAACAAGAATGGATTAATAACTAACAAATTTGATTAGTAAAATAATACTACAGGAGTTTAATACTATAAATGAAATCTTCAGAACGTCAAACAGACAACAATGGGTCAATCTTGTTTCTTCAATGTTCTTATTGTTTCCTCTCTTTTACTACTAGTCTTCTTCTCCACTGGTAATAGCTTATGTCATCTTGTTCTTGATTACACTGCTAGTATTAAGTGTTTATTTTTTTGACCCTTATATGACTGGGGTTCGAGTATATATCTAAGCCTGATGATATTTGTTTCTGAATTTTTAAGCCATGGGGAGAAACTTGCATACTGCGAGTTTACAAGGAGTTTACAGTGCTGCTGAGCTATCTCCCTCCAAGGTACTTATTTGTCCTCCACATCTATTTAGTTAATTAGTTAATTCCTTTTTCACAGAATGTTATGAAATAACGATCTTAAGGAACTTCTATTGGATGTAAATAAAGAAAAACCATATTACTGTTCATGTTAAAAAGAAGAGAATCATATTGTTATTTATGACATATATCCAAAACTACAGGATGAGAGTGTGCGGAAGATGATGGAGCTGATGGATTATCAGCCGGTGGAGTCTAATACCAACTGGAATGGTTTCGTCGCCACTCCTCCTCCTCAATCTCCTCCACTTTCATAATTTCCAAAAAAAAAAAAAAACTATATTCAGGATTCTTATTTGGAAAACAAAGTTTGATATCTGATATTTTTGCAATAAGTTACAAAATGTAATTTTGGAAATTTAATATTTTGGTAAGTTAAGTTTTGCTGTAACATATTTGTTTGGTATGGTTGGTGGGTGCATGTAAAACGCCACTTTGATTGAAAAGGTTATATACACATCAATGTTGTTTTCTTAATTTTTGCACTTGGAAAATATTTTGTCATTTTTTTCAAGATTACTATCAATCACATATATGAAAGACAACTAGGGAGCATACAGACACTAATGAAAGTTTTCACGATCGTTTAGTGATATTTCTTGTAACATCTGACTATCTCACCATTAGTTACCCTACAAGACCTTTTGGTGAAATCACTATCTAGCAAGAGTCTGTCACAAAATAGATAATTGAAACATTAGTTATACACTCACAATTTTTTTTTTTTTGAATTATAATATATAAGGATATAGCCTATAGGTTTCTAGATTATTAATTTTTTTTTACTAAAAATCTATATTAAATTGTTTAAAATCCTAAGATCTTGCATGTTAATCAGAACCTTAACCTTGTTGCTAAACTTCGACGACAACCCTTGGTCCTACGTTCATTCTCAGACCGAAGTTGCAGTTGATTTATTTGTAGATGATAAAACTAGTTAACTATCTTGCAAATATTTGTTGATAAATACATAATACTTTTCTCATTTTCCTTCATTTGCCCTATAACTCAAAATAAGCGTTAAGTATACCCCTATTTGTTGTTGACAAAACAATTCGGTGATTACTGAAAATCTGACAGCCTATAGCATATTCAAAAGAAAGCATCTGCATACAGTATTTGTTTCAAGAAGAGGGTCTAAATACGACAGCGATAATAAATGGGGAGATAATCACAATAGGTAAAAGTATTAGGGGTGTATTAGTAAAATACGAAAATAATATAATCGAAAAACTGTTAAAAACATAACTAATCGATTGAAGTCAGCTCAAGCCCTAGATCGATTAATCCCCAAATCCGACGAAACTATAACCAAGGTTCGTGCTCCCTCCAAATCCCTACGTAGCTTAGCTGAGATCGTATTTTGAATATATAATCTAATTGAATCCGTTGCTCCATCGTTTATGGTTCCGAGTCTTCGTTACTCGATAGCTGCTTCGGAGCTTGTTCTTTTGATATGGTTTACTGATTGTGACTACATACTTGTTTGATTGGTTTGTGATTTGCTACATTTGTATTTGATTTACAGATTTACAATGTCACCGGATCACAGAGACAGCCATCGAAAGAGGTCGCGTCCTCACTCCGACGACGACGACAACGGTGGAAGCAAGAGGAGGCCCCGCGGAGGAGACGATAGAGACTCGCACGCGATCGATCGCGACGACACTGTGTTCCGTTACCTCTGCCCTGTTAAAAAGATTGGGAGCGTCATTGGCAGAGGGGGCGATATCGTCAAGCAGCTGAGGATGGAGACTAGGGCGAAGATTAAGATAGGGGAAGCTATCCCTGGATGCGATGAGCGCGTGATCACGATCTATAGCGCTAGCGATGAGACCAATGCCTTTGGGGATGATGGAGAGAAATCTCTTTCTCCTGCGCAGGATGCTTTGTTTAAGATCCATGACAGAGTTGCTGCGGATGATGCGCGGCGGAGCGAAGATAGCTCTGAGGGAGAGCAGCAAGCTACTGCCAAGCTGCTTGTTCCTTCGGATCAGATTGGGTGTATTCTCGGGAGAGGTGGACAGATTGTTCAGAATATTCGGAGTGAAACGGGTGCTCAGATTCGTATCATCAAGGATAGAAACATGCCTCTATGTGCCCTTAGTTCAGATGAGCTCATTCAGGTAACTGAGAAGCAGATACTTCCTCCGTTTTAGTTTAATCGTCGTTGTAGAGTAAAATTTTTCGTTTCAAAACAAGTGTCGTTTTAGAATGTCAAATAAAATGCTTCTAAAACGACAAATAAAATGAAACTGAGGGAGTATATGTTTACTTTTATTGCCTTGTGTTTTGTCAACAGTTATGGTCAGTATGTTCACTTAGCTTATCTCTTTTTATTTCTAGATATCTGGAGAAGTGCTTCTTGTTAAGAAGGCTCTGCATCAGATTGCCTCCCGCCTTCATGAGAATCCTTCACGTACTCAGAACCTACTTTCTTCTGCAGTTGCCGGTGGATATCCATCTGGCTCACTCATGAGCCATGCGGCTGGTCCTCGAATT
The DNA window shown above is from Brassica oleracea var. oleracea cultivar TO1000 chromosome C3, BOL, whole genome shotgun sequence and carries:
- the LOC106334749 gene encoding gibberellin-regulated protein 4; translated protein: MAKSYGALFLLALVVFSLLQTMVMASSGSRVKYNPKRYGPGSLKRSQCPKECDRRCSQTQYHNACILFCNKCCRKCLCVPPGYYGNKQVCSCYNNWKTQEGGPKCP
- the LOC106334747 gene encoding uncharacterized protein At5g19025 encodes the protein MANYHHHKPRTTTRKSSSSSSSSSSSTVCCDGSRSAAIDVFILLAVVTSSAFLIFPYIRFIAIKSLSIFSDLSCLLKQEIFRDPDPIVYGLIAWSVLCTALSGLMIVLILCSRRRRCGKPNCRGLGRANAEFDIQIESEDCSVKRLKSGLISKKGLFELARDRNRELEAELKKMAPENGRAVLVYRAKCGCCVGRLVVPGPRKIKK
- the LOC106334750 gene encoding uncharacterized protein LOC106334750; the encoded protein is MGQSCFFNVLIVSSLLLLVFFSTAMGRNLHTASLQGVYSAAELSPSKDESVRKMMELMDYQPVESNTNWNGFVATPPPQSPPLS